In Salvelinus sp. IW2-2015 unplaced genomic scaffold, ASM291031v2 Un_scaffold1497, whole genome shotgun sequence, the following are encoded in one genomic region:
- the LOC112071027 gene encoding cyclin-dependent kinase 2-associated protein 2 encodes MSSQGPSPPVKLYQHRVDGTDGSGASLYGEVRSDITMSYKPIAPAPSGSNHTPPGSSVPSPSLPSSNFRPAFSDFGPPSMGFVQPVKVSQGSTYSELLSVIEEMSREIRPTYAGSKSAMERLKRGIIHARALVRECLAETERSART; translated from the exons ATGAG CTCTCAGGGGCCCAGCCCACCAGTAAAGCTGTATCAGCACAGGGTCGACGGGACAGACGGAAGCGGCGCGTCGTTGTATGGGGAGGTCCGCAGTGACATCACGATGAGCTACAAACCCATCGCCCCTGCCCCGTCCGGCTCCAACCACACCCCGCCAG GCTCCAGTGTGCCCTCcccctcactcccctcctccAACTTCAGACCGGCGTTCAGTGATTTCGGCCCGCCGTCGATGGGCTTCGTTCAG ccagtgaaagtgtctCAAGGCTCAACCTACAGCGAGCTGCTGTCAGTCATCGAGGAGATGAGTCGCGAGATCCGCCCCACCTACGCCGGGAGCAAGAGCGCCATGGAGAGGCTAAAGAGAG GTATCATTCACGCGAGGGCGCTGGTCAGGGAGTGtctggcagagacagagaggagcgcTCGCACATAA